One genomic segment of Odocoileus virginianus isolate 20LAN1187 ecotype Illinois chromosome 17, Ovbor_1.2, whole genome shotgun sequence includes these proteins:
- the RNF222 gene encoding RING finger protein 222: MSEGESKDSSGSECPVCYEKFRELQGASRTLSCGHVFCHDCLVKYLLSTRVDGQVQRTIICPVCRYVTFLSRKSSRWPAKLDKSSQILAVPVGLPPTPLPDTLGHTNPLALSQPIWRSSPGQGGQLPLDPQPSLPREPQIFIISRHGMPLGEQDSVLPRRSLAELSGASPAPSSTRSFCCRSRALLLITLIAVVAVVAAILPWVLLVRKQA, encoded by the coding sequence ATGTCTGAGGGCGAGAGCAAGGACAGCTCGGGCAGTGAGTGCCCCGTGTGCTACGAGAAGTTCCGAGAGCTGCAGGGCGCCAGCCGGACGCTGAGCTGTGGCCACGTGTTCTGCCATGACTGCCTGGTCAAGTACCTCCTGTCCACGCGCGTGGACGGCCAAGTCCAGAGGACCATCATCTGCCCCGTCTGCCGCTATGTCACCTTCCTCAGCAGGAAGAGCTCCCGCTGGCCCGCCAAGCTGGACAAGAGCTCCCAGATCCTGGCCGTGCCTGTGGGCCTGCCCCCAACACCACTGCCGGACACCCTGGGCCACACCAACCCCCTGGCCCTCTCCCAGCCCATCTGGAGATCGTCCCCGGGCCAGGGTGGCCAGCTGCCCTTGGACCCGCAGCCCAGCCTGCCCCGGGAGCCACAGATCTTCATCATCAGCCGCCATGGGATGCCCCTCGGGGAGCAGGACAGCGTCCTGCCGCGGCGCAGTCTGGCAGAGCTCTCCGGGGCCTCCCCGGCGCCCAGCTCCACGCGGTCCTTCTGCTGCCGCTCCCGGGCCCTGCTGCTCATCACCCTCATCGCCGTGGTGGCTGTGGTGGCCGCCATCCTCCCCTGGGTGCTGCTGGTGAGAAAGCAGGCATGA